In one window of Hevea brasiliensis isolate MT/VB/25A 57/8 chromosome 10, ASM3005281v1, whole genome shotgun sequence DNA:
- the LOC110652729 gene encoding DEAD-box ATP-dependent RNA helicase 50, which translates to MLAMGALPSPHPLKNLRPQIIGSHSHSCVFFSFDLKSSKRVFASNTPFQAVPELDDADGTCSHLPSQDDKDASPGIVSTTKSASPTPSSFRKLKAHKLKVLMKRSSLVKEKTYGETMVTGMREDTKTSNAYFKHGEHQMLDYEIMQDDSQRSFPKRAGPKRSAPAGSSYSRGWGNVGHVHSLKSKSTKPLQQQQKFSADNDFFSRKSFKDLGCTCFMIESLKGQFFVRPSHIQAMAFTPVIEGKSCVIADQSGSGKTLAYLVPIIQRLRLEELQGLGESVSKSPQVLIMVPTAELASQVLNNCRSISKFGVPFRSMVATGGFSQRTQLENLEQGVDILIVTPGRFTFLVKEGFLQQTNLKCVVLDEVDILFNDEDFEVALNSLMNSSPVATQYLFVTATLPVDVYNKLVEIFPDCEVIMGPGMHRTSTRLEEVLVDCSGEIGTERTPDTAFLNKKSALLRIMEQSPVSKTIVFCNKIETCRKVENVLKRFDRKGTNIRVLPFHAALAKESRLANMTEFMNSPPGENSLFLVCTDRASRGIDFTGVDHVILFDFPRDPSEYVRRVGRTARGATGKGKAFVFGVGKQVSLAQRIIERNRKGHPLHDVPSAYELMS; encoded by the exons ATGCTGGCAATGGGTGCTCTTCCTTCTCCTCATCCTCTAAAAAACCTGAGGCCTCAAATCATTGGCTCCCACAGTCACAGTTGCGTATTCTTCAGTTTTGATTTGAAAAGCAGTAAAAGGGTTTTCGCTTCGAACACTCCCTTTCAAGCTGTTCCAGAGCTCGATGATGCTGATGGCACTTGCTCCCATCTTCCGAGCCAGGATGACAAAGATGCTTCTCCAG GCATTGTAAGTACCACAAAAAGTGCTTCTCCAACGCCTTCTAGTTTCAGAAAACTGAAAGCACACAAGTTAAAAGTTCTAATGAAAAGATCTTCACTGGTGAAGGAAAAG ACTTATGGAGAGACAATGGTAACTGGGATGAGGGAGGACACGAAAACTTCGAATGCTTATTTCAAACACGGTGAACATCAGATGTTGGATTATGAAATTATGCAAGATGATTCTCAAAGATCTTTCCCCAAAAGAGCTGGACCAAAACGTTCAGCTCCTGCTGGTTCTTCTTACTCAAGAGGGTGGGGCAACGTAGGTCACGTTCATAGTCTCAAATCCAAATCAACAAAACCTCTGCAACAACAGCAAAAATTTTCTGCTGACAATGACTTCTTTAGTAGAAAATCATTTAAAGATTTGGGATGCACTTGCTTTATGATTGAATCTTTGAAGGGGCAGTTTTTCGTACGCCCTTCACATATTCAG GCCATGGCATTTACACCTGTAATTGAAGGGAAGAGCTGTGTTATAGCAGATCAAAGTGGATCAGGAAAGACATTGGCATATCTGGTCCCTATAATTCAACGCCTCAGGCTAGAAGAACTCCAAGGACTTGGTGAATCTGTTTCAAAAAGTCCTCAAGTACTTATCATGGTGCCAACTGCTGAGCTGGCATCTCAG GTTTTGAATAATTGCCGGTCAATATCAAAATTTGGGGTTCCATTTCGATCTATGGTTGCAACGGGTGGATTTTCTCAGAGAACTCAACTGGAAAATCTAGAACAAGGTGTTGACATTCTAATAGTGACGCCTGGACGTTTCACATTCCTAGTTAAAGAAGGATTCTTACAGCAAACAAATCTGAAATG TGTTGTGTTGGATGAGGTCGATATACTGTTTAATGATGAGGACTTTGAGGTTGCATTAAACAGCTTGATGAATTCTTCACCAGTTGCCACACAATATCTTTTCGTTACTGCAACTTTACCAGTCGATGTTTATAACAAGCTTGTTGAGATCTTTCCTGATTGTGAAGTGATCATGGGACCTGGTATGCATCGCACAAGTACCAGGCTTGAAGAG GTTCTTGTGGATTGCAGTGGAGAAATTGGGACAGAAAGGACACCCGATACAGCATTTCTCAATAAGAAATCAGCTCTTCTGCGGATTATGGAGCAAAGTCCTGTTTCCAAGACAATTGTGTTTTGTAACAAG ATCGAGACATGCAGAAAAGTAGAGAATGTATTAAAACGCTTTGACAGAAAAGGAACAAATATTCGAGTTCTACCTTTCCATGCTGCACTGGCAAAAGAATCAAGGCTTGCAAACATGACAGAGTTCATGAATTCTCCTCCAGgagaaaactctttatttttggtTTGTACGGATAG AGCATCACGTGGAATTGATTTTACTGGTGTGGATCATGTTATACTCTTTGATTTTCCACGTGATCCAAGTGAATATGTGCGTCGAGTTGGAAGAACTGCTAGAGGTGCCACAGGAAAGGGCAAGGCATTTGTCTTTGGGGTTGGGAAGCAAGTTTCCCTCGCACAGAGGATAATTGAGAGAAACagaaaaggtcacccattgcaTGATGTGCCATCTGCTTATGAGCTTATGAGTTAA